In Fibrobacterota bacterium, the genomic window CGTGTTCGGATTGCCGGCTCCAGTGGTTCCGAAACCCGCACCGGCGGCGCCGGTCGCTCCGCAGCCCGCCTCGCCCACGCCTGACCCGGCCAAAGCCGATGCCCCTGCAGGGGTCTCCGCTTCCGCCGAGACTCCCGCTCCTGCGCCCGCTGCGGCTCCGGCCCCCGCTCCGGTCCTCACCATCCCTGAACGCCTGGCCGCGCAAGGTCCCGAATGGGTGCTCGACGTAGCCGTGAAGCGCGAGGATTATCTGCCCCTGATCCGCTTCCTGAAAGAAGAGGACAGGCTGGGCCTGGACTTCCTCATCGAACTGACCGCGGTGGACTGGAAGGACCGCTTCGATGTCGTAGCGCATTTACTATCGATGGGTAAAGGCCACAAGGTTTTCGTGCGCTGCGCCTTGCCGCATGACGAACATCCTGAAATCGATTCCCTGACGGGCCTTTTCGCCGGCGCCGATTGGCACGAGCGGGAGGCCTACGATTTCTTCGGCATCCGCTTCGCGGGCCATCCCGACCTGCGCCGGCTTTTCCTGGAAGACGATTTCCCCGGGCACCCATTGCGTAAGGACTTCGAGGATCCCACCCGCGTGGTGAAGAGGGCCTATTGAGCGCGGCGAGCCCACACCTGCCCCCGGGATTCGCCTTGCGGGAAACGCTTTCCGACGGGAGCCAGGAGTACTTCCTCAACATGGGCCCGCAGCACCCGTCCACCCACGGGGTGCTCAAACTGGTGGTGCGCCTCGATGGCGAGACCGTCATCCAGGTGGTGCCGCATCTGGGCTTCATCCATCGGGCCATCGAGAAGATGGGGGAGAACGAGACCTTCGTCCAGTACATCCATCTCACCGATCGGATGGATTATCTCTCCAGCCATATGAATAACCTGTGCGTCTGCCTGGCCATCGAGAAGGCCATGGGCATCGGCGTGCCGGAACGCGGGGAATACATCCGCGTGATGGTTTCCGAGCTGCAACGCATCCAGAGCCATCTTTTATGGTGGGGATGTTTCGGTATGGATCTGGGGGCGGTGACCGCCTTCCTGTACGGCTTCAAGGAGCGGGAAAAGATCACCGCCCTATTCGAGGAGCTGTGCGGGGCCCGGCTCACCATGAACTTCTTCCGGCCCGGGGGATCGAGTGCGGACGTGCCGCCCGGCTTCATCCCGCGCGTGCGCGAAATCATCGAGGACATGAAGTTCAACCTGCATGAGTTCGACACCTTGCTCTCCAAGAATCCCATCATCCGGGAACGCAGCTACAAGGTCGGCTGCCTGTCCCGCGAGAAGGCGATCAGCTACGGCTGCACCGGGCCGGTGGGGCGGGCGTCCGGGATGGACTTCGACGTGCGCAAGCATCAGCCTTATTCCATCTACGACCGGTTCCAGTTCGATGTGCCCGTGGGCCGGAACGGCGACTGCTATGATCGCTATATGGTGCGTATGGAGGAGATGCGGCAATCCATCCGCATCCTGGAACAGGCGGCGGATAGCTTCCCGGAAGGGCAATACCGCTCTAAGGAGAAGCCGGCCTATAAGGTTCCGGCGGGATCGTATTTCGCGTCGGTAGAGACGGCGCGAGGGATGAATTGCACCTATATGGTTTCCGACAATAGCTTCAAGCCCTACCGCATCAAGACCCGCTCCCCGAACTTTTCCAACCTTTCGGCCCTGAACGAGATGGCGGCCGGAGGCAAGATCGCCGACCTGGTGACCATCCTCTCCACCTTGGACATCATCGTCCCGGATATCGATCGATGAAGGCCTATCCCGTCAACCATCCCGTCGGCGATTTCGTGCGCGAGCTTTTGCCGCCGCTCCCGGCGGCCATCGTGAACGGGGCCATCGCCGTGGCCGCGGTCGCCGCCCTGGTGGTGGTCACGGCCATTTTCCTGGTCTGGCTCGAGCGCAAGATGTGCGCGCATTTCCAGGCCCGCCTCGGCCCCATGCGGGTCGGCTGGCACGGCGCTCTGCAACCTATCGCCGACTCCATCAAGCTACTACTCAAGGAAAACCTCCGGCCAAAGGCCGTGGACGTGCTGGCTTATTACCTGGCGCCGCTATTGCCCATCACCGGATCCTTCCTGGTGCTGGCGGTCATTCCCTTCGATGCGAACCTGCAAGCGGCGGATCCGGAAGCCGGCGTAGTGTACCTGGCCGCGGTTTCCGGCCTCGGGATCCTGGGCATCCTGATCGGCGGTTGGGGATCGAACAACAAGTATTCCTTGCTGGGGGCCATGCGCGCGGGCGCCCAGCTTTTCTCCTACGAGCTCTCCATGGTGCTGTGCATGCTACTGGTGGTCATGGCCAGCGGGACAGCCTCTTTGCGGGGGATCGTGATGTCCCAGCAGGGAACGGTGCTGGATTGGTGGATCGTGAAGCTGCCGGGCTCGGGCCTGTTGGCTTTCCTGCTTTTCCTGGTGTCTTCGACGGCCGAACTGAATCGGGGCCCGCTGGATTTGTCGGAAGCGGAATCGGAGCTGACGGGGGGATTCCACACGGAGTATGCCGGAATGGGATTCTCCATGTTCTTCCTGGCCGAGTTCGTGAACATGTTCGCGGCCGCCGGGCTGGGCGCCACTTTCTTCCTGGGCGGATTCCTGGCGCCCCATATCGGGCTGGGTCCGGTGGATACCGTTCTCGATTTCGTGCCGGGCTGGATGTGGTTCGGTCTCAAGGCTTATTTCCTCATCTTCCTGTACATGTGGTTCCGCTGGACCTTCCCGCGGCTGCGCATCGATCATCTGCTCGCGTTGGAATGGAAGATCCTTTTGCCCGCCTCCCTGGCCAACCTGTTGTTGGGCGCCGGCCTCATCACCTTTAACCTCATGTTGCCCTGAATCGCCATCATGAACACTGAACCCATCAACCCTAACGAGACCCCTCAGCCTGAGGAATTCGGCATCGGGCGGTTGCTGCGCGATGCGGCTTCCCTGATCAAGGGCATGGCCGTAACACTCGGTTACTTGCTGCGGCCATCAAGGATCGTAACGCGGCCCTACCCGGAAAACCGTGACACCCTGAAATTCCCGCAGGCGTTCCGCGGCGAAGTGGTGATGCCCCATGATGAACAGGGCGAACATAATTGCACGGCCTGCACCTTGTGCGAGAAGGCTTGCCCCAACGGCAGCATTTCCATCCTCACGACCAAGAACATCGCCGGCAAACGGGTGCTGGGCGAATTCGTCTACCGCCTTTCCTCCTGTACGCTTTGCAACCTGTGCATCGAAGCCTGCCCGTTCGACGCCATCCGCATGGGGCATGGTTTCGAGTTATCCGGTTACACGCGGGACGAACTCGATCGGATCCTCAATAAAAGGGAGGGCCGCTAGGCATGCGCGACCTCTTCGGTTTCGCCGTCTGTTCGGCGCTCTTGGGACTGGCCGTGCTTACCGTGGCAGCCCGCAACCTGTTCCGCGCGGCCCTGGCCCTGCTCGGCGTCCTGTTCGCCACCGCCATCCTATTCCTTTTGCTCCAGGCCGAACTAGTGGCCCTGGTGCAAGTGATGGTCTACATCGGCGGCATCATGATCTTCGTGCTCTATGCGGTGCTTCTGACTTCGGAGCTGGGCGGCCATATGCCGGCTCCCGCTTGGCGCGCGTCCGGATCCGCGGCGGCGGTCTCCCTGGCATCCCTGATCGCCTTGGCGGGATTTTTCCGATCGGCGGGAACGGGCTCCGAAGGCGCCGTCGGGAATATCGCTTCCGTCAAATCCCTGGGATTGAGGTTGCTCGATGCCGGGCCCGGAGGGTTCCTGGTTCCTTTCGAACTCGTTTCCGTCCTGCTGCTGGCCGCAATGGTCGGGGCCATCGCCATCGCGCGGCCGAGCGGCGCGGCGGAAGGTAAGGCCGAACCCCAGGCGGGCCCATGAACCTCACCGTTTGCCTGGGAGTCACCGCCCTGCTTTTCGCCATGGGCGCCTACGGGCTCTTGACGCGGCGGAACATGATCGCCGCCCTCATGTCGCTGGAACTCATGGTCAACGCCGCCCTCATCAACTTCGTGGCCTTCGCCCGTTTCGGCGGCGGACCGGGCGCGCGCGATGCCGAGGCGGGACCAATTTTCGTGCTCTTCGCGGTGGCGGTTACGGCGGCGGAAATGGCCCTGGGGCTCGCCATCGTCATCGCCTTGCACCGCGCGCGCCGCGATCTCGATCCCACGGATTTGGACGGATTACATGGATAGCGAGGGCCCTTCCAACCCAATCCTCGGCGGAGCACTGGTACTTGCCGCCTATGGCGTTCTCCTGCTGCCGCTCCTTTCCTTCCTGATCAACGGACTTTGGCTCGGGCGCAAAAGCGCCAAGGCATCCGGTTGGTCGGCCGCCGTCCTCATGGGCGGAACCTTGGCCTTAGCCATCGTCCTGGCCTTGGGCTATCATGCCCAAGTCCTCGGCCGCCCGGAATTCCCCGGCCAAACCGCTTTGGCTTTCGATCACCTCTGGCTTCCCTTCGGCCCCGGCGCGACGCAAGCGGCCAGGTTCGGCTTCCTGTTGGATCCCATTTCGGTGATGATGGTACTGGTCGTCGCCTGCATCTCCTTCCTGGTGCACGTCTACTCCATCGGCTACATGCAGGGCGATGAAGGGGCGGGACGCTTTTTCCCCACGCTCTCCTTTTTCACCTTCGCCATGCTGGGCTTGGTGGCCTCCAGTAATCTGCTGGAAACCTTCTTCTTCTGGGAACTGGTCGGCGTTTCTTCTTACCTACTAATCGGGTTCTGGTACCGGAAGCCCGCGGCGGTGGCCGCCAGCAAGAAGGCCTTCATCATGACCCGCTTCGCGGACGCCTTCTTCCTGATGGGCGCGTTGTTGGTGGGATTACGGGCCAACGGCTTCGACTTCCTGGTGCTGAACAGCCCCGCCGCGGCCGCGGCGCTGAACCAGAAGGTAGCCCTCGGCTTCTGCTCCGTGAACCTGCTGGCCCTGGGGACCTTCCTCATCTTCATGGGCGCTTGGGGTAAATCGGCCATGTTCCCCCTGCATGGGTGGCTTCCCGATGCCATGGAAGGCCCCACGCCGGTTTCCTCCCTGATCCATTCCGCCACCATGGTGGTGGCCGGCGTCTATCTGACCGCCCGCCTCTTCCCGCTGTTCTCGGCGTCCGGGTCCACCTTGACCGTGGTGGAAATCACCGGCGGCTTTACGGCGCTCTTCGCCGCCGTCATCGCCTGCACCCAGATGGATCTGAAACGCATCCTGGCTTTTTCCACTCTCTCCCAATTGGGCCTGATGATGGCTTCGTTGGGGGCCGGCGCGCCCGCCCATGCGGACGCCGGACAGGCCCTGCCTTACGTGCTGGCCTACTCGGCCTCCATGTTCCACGTCTTCACCCATGCCTTCTTCAAGTGCCTGCTATTCCTCTCGGCGGGCGTGGTCATCCACGCCATCCATAGCAACGATATACGGGACGCGGGCGGTCTACGCAAGGCCTTGCCCCTGACCTATGCCGCCACCTTGATCGCGGTGCTGGCCATCGCCGGCCTCCCGCCCTTTTCGGGGTTTTTCTCCAAGGACGAAATCCTCTTGGCGGCCTTCCGGAACGGGCATTACATCGGCTTCGCCGCCACCTTGATCACCGGCGGTCTCACCGCCTTCTACATGACCCGCTATTTCTTGTTGGCCTTCCACGGGCCCGCCGCGAGCCGTGCGGATCAATCCCATGGCCCTGCCGCTCCCCCCCATGAAGCATGGTTAATGGTGCTTCCCATTCTCATCCTGGCCCTACCCAGCGCCGTGATCGGATGGCTGACGAAGGATTTCTTCGTGGCCCACGTAGTGCCCGGCGCCTTCTCCGACGCGATGGGAGCTGGTGAAACGACGGCTCCCGAGGGCGACCTCGCCTGGCTTCCTTGGATAGCTTCGGCCATGGCGGCGTCCGGGGTCCTCCTGGGCTGGTTGTTTTATGGCCGCAAGGATCGGAAGGTCGGCTATCCTGAAGGTACGGCGCCTGCCTGGTATCGCCTGATTCAGAACAAGTTCTACATCGATGATCTCTACCTGTTCCTGGCGCGCAAGGCGGTCAATCGCGGAGTGGCGGCGCCGGCAAACTGGACCGAGCGCAAGATCATCAACGGCTCATTCGATGCCGGCATCGGCATGATCCGCCGTCTCGCGGCGGGCCAGAGCCGGTTCCAGAACGGGCAGGTGCAACGCTATATCGCGGTGGCGCTCCTGGGCCTCATCCTCCTTTGCCTTCTTGGAAGGACGCTTTTCTAATGGACGCCTCGGGTTCCTCGGGCAGCCTGCTCCTCAGCCTCACCTGGCTTGCGCCTTTGGCGTCGGCCTTCATCCTGATGGCCATTCCCGCGGACAGGCTCGCCGTCGTCC contains:
- a CDS encoding NADH-quinone oxidoreductase subunit D; translation: MGPQHPSTHGVLKLVVRLDGETVIQVVPHLGFIHRAIEKMGENETFVQYIHLTDRMDYLSSHMNNLCVCLAIEKAMGIGVPERGEYIRVMVSELQRIQSHLLWWGCFGMDLGAVTAFLYGFKEREKITALFEELCGARLTMNFFRPGGSSADVPPGFIPRVREIIEDMKFNLHEFDTLLSKNPIIRERSYKVGCLSREKAISYGCTGPVGRASGMDFDVRKHQPYSIYDRFQFDVPVGRNGDCYDRYMVRMEEMRQSIRILEQAADSFPEGQYRSKEKPAYKVPAGSYFASVETARGMNCTYMVSDNSFKPYRIKTRSPNFSNLSALNEMAAGGKIADLVTILSTLDIIVPDIDR
- the nuoH gene encoding NADH-quinone oxidoreductase subunit NuoH, yielding MKAYPVNHPVGDFVRELLPPLPAAIVNGAIAVAAVAALVVVTAIFLVWLERKMCAHFQARLGPMRVGWHGALQPIADSIKLLLKENLRPKAVDVLAYYLAPLLPITGSFLVLAVIPFDANLQAADPEAGVVYLAAVSGLGILGILIGGWGSNNKYSLLGAMRAGAQLFSYELSMVLCMLLVVMASGTASLRGIVMSQQGTVLDWWIVKLPGSGLLAFLLFLVSSTAELNRGPLDLSEAESELTGGFHTEYAGMGFSMFFLAEFVNMFAAAGLGATFFLGGFLAPHIGLGPVDTVLDFVPGWMWFGLKAYFLIFLYMWFRWTFPRLRIDHLLALEWKILLPASLANLLLGAGLITFNLMLP
- a CDS encoding 4Fe-4S binding protein; translated protein: MNTEPINPNETPQPEEFGIGRLLRDAASLIKGMAVTLGYLLRPSRIVTRPYPENRDTLKFPQAFRGEVVMPHDEQGEHNCTACTLCEKACPNGSISILTTKNIAGKRVLGEFVYRLSSCTLCNLCIEACPFDAIRMGHGFELSGYTRDELDRILNKREGR
- a CDS encoding NADH-quinone oxidoreductase subunit J, with product MRDLFGFAVCSALLGLAVLTVAARNLFRAALALLGVLFATAILFLLLQAELVALVQVMVYIGGIMIFVLYAVLLTSELGGHMPAPAWRASGSAAAVSLASLIALAGFFRSAGTGSEGAVGNIASVKSLGLRLLDAGPGGFLVPFELVSVLLLAAMVGAIAIARPSGAAEGKAEPQAGP
- the nuoK gene encoding NADH-quinone oxidoreductase subunit NuoK, translating into MNLTVCLGVTALLFAMGAYGLLTRRNMIAALMSLELMVNAALINFVAFARFGGGPGARDAEAGPIFVLFAVAVTAAEMALGLAIVIALHRARRDLDPTDLDGLHG
- the nuoL gene encoding NADH-quinone oxidoreductase subunit L translates to MDSEGPSNPILGGALVLAAYGVLLLPLLSFLINGLWLGRKSAKASGWSAAVLMGGTLALAIVLALGYHAQVLGRPEFPGQTALAFDHLWLPFGPGATQAARFGFLLDPISVMMVLVVACISFLVHVYSIGYMQGDEGAGRFFPTLSFFTFAMLGLVASSNLLETFFFWELVGVSSYLLIGFWYRKPAAVAASKKAFIMTRFADAFFLMGALLVGLRANGFDFLVLNSPAAAAALNQKVALGFCSVNLLALGTFLIFMGAWGKSAMFPLHGWLPDAMEGPTPVSSLIHSATMVVAGVYLTARLFPLFSASGSTLTVVEITGGFTALFAAVIACTQMDLKRILAFSTLSQLGLMMASLGAGAPAHADAGQALPYVLAYSASMFHVFTHAFFKCLLFLSAGVVIHAIHSNDIRDAGGLRKALPLTYAATLIAVLAIAGLPPFSGFFSKDEILLAAFRNGHYIGFAATLITGGLTAFYMTRYFLLAFHGPAASRADQSHGPAAPPHEAWLMVLPILILALPSAVIGWLTKDFFVAHVVPGAFSDAMGAGETTAPEGDLAWLPWIASAMAASGVLLGWLFYGRKDRKVGYPEGTAPAWYRLIQNKFYIDDLYLFLARKAVNRGVAAPANWTERKIINGSFDAGIGMIRRLAAGQSRFQNGQVQRYIAVALLGLILLCLLGRTLF